The following proteins are encoded in a genomic region of Clostridium kluyveri:
- a CDS encoding cupin domain-containing protein has protein sequence MEKNQFIMNIPNEENVNLESLVEYQRGKLVSLPIAQLPNINIILLAIDQGQGEAINAHSAPGDALLQILDGAAEITIGEKTLTVKKGESVVMPANVPHALAARERFKILLTFIK, from the coding sequence TTGGAGAAAAACCAGTTTATCATGAATATTCCCAATGAGGAGAACGTGAACCTGGAAAGTTTGGTGGAGTATCAAAGGGGAAAGTTGGTTAGCTTACCAATTGCTCAATTGCCCAACATCAACATTATATTGCTTGCTATAGACCAAGGGCAGGGGGAAGCGATTAATGCTCACAGCGCTCCAGGGGACGCTCTGTTACAGATCTTGGATGGCGCTGCAGAGATCACTATCGGTGAGAAAACCCTCACCGTTAAAAAAGGAGAATCTGTGGTCATGCCGGCCAATGTTCCACATGCCTTGGCAGCAAGAGAACGGTTTAAGATACTGCTGACCTTTATCAAGTAA